The nucleotide sequence GACCCGCGTCTCGTCCGTCCGCGCCGCTCGCGGTGCGGGCGACGCCGCCAGCGCCAGGGCGATCGCGACGAGCAGGCGAATCGGCCGTCGGGACATCGTGCAGGAAAGACGCGGGGCGAGAGGCGGCACGCGAGGCTCTCGCAATCGGGTAGGTCGAGCCTACCAGATTGGCTCCAGACGTCCGTCACGAATTCTCCTACCGGCCCGGTCGTCGTCGCACCACACACAACGGCTGAGCCGCATCGTGTGGTTGAGGTGGCAACGCGCCGCGACGGGCGGGCACCCGGCGCGATCGCTGTGCCACGAAGCGACGTCTACCAGACGTTGCCGGCGCCGGGCGTATAGGTGGAGGCCACCACGCTCTCCACGACGAGGGTCGTGCCCTGGATGACACCGTCGCACTTCAGGACGGCGGCCTTCACCTGGACCATGGACGCCTCGAGCGCGATGGAGCTGCCCTGCACCGTCACCGGCGCCGATGATGCGACGGTCACGCCCGATGGGCGCAGCGTCAGCGCGCTGCCGTGGCCGTCGGTGACGCGCACCGATCCCCCGCCGCCCGTGCGCAGCTCGATCGACTGGCCGGCGGCCGTCCGCACCCTGACCGTCTCGTCGCCAGCCACGTCGTCGAACCGCACCTCGGAGCCTCCGCGCGTGCGCAGGAGCTTCACCGTGTTGGCGGGGTCGGCGGTGACGGGCGGCGCGTCCTGCCCGTTCCAGAGCGCGCCCACGACAAGCGGCCGGCCCGGGTGCCCGGCCTCGAACGCCACGAGCACCTCGTCGCCGACGTCGGGCAGGAACCACGAGCCACGGTGCCGGCCCGCGGCCATCGCCGCCGTTCGGGCCCAGCCCTCGTACAGACCGCCCTTCCCGAGCGCGCCCGCCCCGGCATCGGGCGCCCACGGCAGCCGCACGCGGACCCGGCCCAGCGCCTCCGGATCCTGGTTGTCGGTCACGAGCGCGACGTGCACGCCGTACCAGCGCTCGGACGGGATCGCCCCGGCCACCGTCACCCCGGCGTCACGTGGGCCGTCGAGCCGGCGTGCGTCGGCGGGCCGAGGCGCCCCGGCGCCGGTCACGGTGGGCGGTGTCGTGTCTGGAACCTGCACGGGCATGGACGTTCTCCTCGGATGGACGGGACTTCCCCACCGGACCCAGGGCCTGGCGGCGGATGTCGAAGGTCGTGCGCCAGCCCCGGTCGCGCGTGAACTCGTGCCGGACGGCCGTGACCTGGTAGGTGCCGCTGAAAAGCGTCCCGAGCCCCTGCACGTCGACGGCGTGGCCGGCGCGGAGCGCCACCGCGCCGATGGCCTGCCCGCGGCCCGTGATGAAGCGGGCGGCGCGGGCGCGCAGGTGCGCCACGGCCAGGCCGTGCGCCTCTTCCGCCGTGGCCGGGAGCTCGTCGACCGCGGCCTCGATCGCCGGGCCGAACGCCAGCTCGCGGATGCGCGGCCCGGTCGCGGTCGTGCCGGACGCGGCGGTGAGATCGGCGTCGACAGCGGTCGCGACGAACGCCTGCTTCGCGCGAACGTCCCATCCCGTCACGCCGATGGCCGACCGCTGCCCCTGCAGGCTCGCGGACACGTCGAACGCGGTCAGCTCACGTCCGTACTGCAGCGTCTGCACCGGGGCGCTGGCCGACGCCCGGACCACCAGGGTGCCGGCCTCGATCCACATCGCGGCATCGAGGGCCGCGAGTCGATCGGCGAGGAACGCCGCGTCGCTCTGATTGAGCTGCACGGTGACGGCGTGCGTGGGCTGGGGGCCCGCCAGATCCAGGTCGAGCGCGAGGCCGTGCTCGCCCGCGATGGTCTGGATCATCTCCGAGTCGGACACGTCCTCGAACGTGCGCGTCCGCTGCCGCTCGCGGAACGCGGCGAGGCCGTCGCCGGCGCCCACGACGAACCCCGGCGGCGCCGCCTCGGGGTAGGCGCCGCCCACGTCGTCCACGCGGCCCTCGAACATGCGGACGAGCGTGGCCGGCGGCACGCCCTGCCAGACGGTGAGCGACCGGCCGAAGGTGACGGCCTGGAGCCCGAAGTACGTGAACTCGACGCCCGCGCGCGTGGGCGC is from Vicinamibacterales bacterium and encodes:
- a CDS encoding phage baseplate assembly protein V; its protein translation is MAGAIPSERWYGVHVALVTDNQDPEALGRVRVRLPWAPDAGAGALGKGGLYEGWARTAAMAAGRHRGSWFLPDVGDEVLVAFEAGHPGRPLVVGALWNGQDAPPVTADPANTVKLLRTRGGSEVRFDDVAGDETVRVRTAAGQSIELRTGGGGSVRVTDGHGSALTLRPSGVTVASSAPVTVQGSSIALEASMVQVKAAVLKCDGVIQGTTLVVESVVASTYTPGAGNVW
- a CDS encoding contractile injection system protein, VgrG/Pvc8 family, giving the protein MPSPGASTSAPRPAIYVDGVEQPGLTADLEELVIEEALSQPARCRGRFANVAPTRAGVEFTYFGLQAVTFGRSLTVWQGVPPATLVRMFEGRVDDVGGAYPEAAPPGFVVGAGDGLAAFRERQRTRTFEDVSDSEMIQTIAGEHGLALDLDLAGPQPTHAVTVQLNQSDAAFLADRLAALDAAMWIEAGTLVVRASASAPVQTLQYGRELTAFDVSASLQGQRSAIGVTGWDVRAKQAFVATAVDADLTAASGTTATGPRIRELAFGPAIEAAVDELPATAEEAHGLAVAHLRARAARFITGRGQAIGAVALRAGHAVDVQGLGTLFSGTYQVTAVRHEFTRDRGWRTTFDIRRQALGPVGKSRPSEENVHARAGSRHDTAHRDRRRGASARRRTPARRPT